One window from the genome of Natronomonas pharaonis DSM 2160 encodes:
- a CDS encoding nicotinamide-nucleotide adenylyltransferase, protein MTRGFYIGRFQPFHEGHHAMVDRIREEVDELVVGIGSADQSHTVRNPFTAGERIMMITKALDKFETTTYAVPIEDLNRNSVWVSHVQSMSPRFDVAYSNNPLVVRLFKEAGIEVRQSPMYQREEFSGTEVRERMATGGDWEALVPDAVVSVIDEIDGVDRIRQITATDANGDN, encoded by the coding sequence ATGACGCGGGGGTTCTACATCGGACGGTTCCAGCCGTTTCACGAAGGCCACCACGCGATGGTCGACCGGATACGCGAGGAGGTCGACGAGCTCGTCGTCGGCATCGGCAGCGCCGACCAGTCACACACCGTCAGAAACCCGTTTACCGCCGGCGAGCGTATCATGATGATAACGAAGGCACTGGACAAATTCGAGACGACCACCTACGCGGTACCTATCGAGGACCTCAACCGCAACTCCGTGTGGGTCAGCCACGTCCAGTCGATGAGCCCGCGGTTCGATGTCGCCTACTCGAACAATCCGCTCGTTGTCCGGCTGTTCAAGGAGGCCGGCATCGAGGTCCGGCAGTCACCGATGTACCAGCGCGAGGAGTTCTCCGGGACCGAGGTCCGCGAACGGATGGCGACCGGCGGCGACTGGGAGGCCCTCGTTCCGGACGCCGTCGTCAGCGTCATCGACGAGATCGACGGCGTCGACCGTATCCGGCAGATAACTGCGACCGACGCGAACGGCGACAACTGA
- a CDS encoding CPBP family intramembrane glutamic endopeptidase, with protein sequence MTRWVAFAALTAAVVGVMLAAARASTRALSTTDTADTAAGLESLPDGADHLDATTAERQHPSSTPSPDALPTQALLLNLAVSHGFLAAVLAAGIWLANVPLASLGVGAGPVTGSIAVAVGLAVGAAIAVVNTLLSVVASRLNVDPSEQLRSLLAPETTLDWALLCFVVFPIVAGFEELLFRGILVGAFAVGFDLSPWLLAVVSSALFAAGHGAQGRLGVVATGVLGFVLAAVFISTGSLLVVAVAHYVVNVVEFLVAEGLGWTP encoded by the coding sequence GTGACTCGCTGGGTCGCCTTCGCGGCCCTTACTGCCGCGGTCGTCGGCGTCATGCTCGCCGCCGCCCGGGCCTCGACGCGAGCGCTTTCTACGACTGACACCGCTGACACAGCGGCTGGACTGGAGTCGCTTCCGGACGGAGCCGACCACCTCGATGCGACGACCGCCGAGCGACAGCACCCGTCCTCGACTCCGTCTCCAGACGCGCTCCCGACGCAGGCGCTGCTTTTGAATCTCGCGGTTTCCCACGGCTTCCTCGCTGCCGTGCTGGCGGCCGGCATCTGGCTCGCGAACGTGCCGTTGGCGTCGCTCGGCGTCGGTGCTGGGCCCGTCACCGGCAGCATCGCGGTGGCGGTCGGTCTCGCGGTCGGTGCCGCTATCGCTGTCGTCAATACCCTGCTTTCAGTCGTTGCCAGCCGACTGAACGTCGACCCCAGCGAGCAGCTTCGGTCGCTTCTGGCTCCCGAAACGACGCTGGACTGGGCGCTCCTCTGTTTTGTTGTTTTCCCCATCGTCGCCGGGTTCGAGGAACTCCTCTTCCGTGGTATCCTCGTCGGCGCCTTTGCCGTCGGGTTCGACCTTTCGCCGTGGCTCCTTGCGGTCGTGTCGTCGGCGCTGTTTGCGGCCGGCCACGGCGCACAGGGGCGGCTCGGCGTCGTTGCGACGGGCGTGTTGGGGTTCGTACTCGCGGCCGTCTTCATCTCCACCGGTAGCCTGCTCGTCGTCGCCGTCGCTCACTACGTGGTCAACGTCGTCGAGTTCCTCGTCGCCGAGGGGCTCGGGTGGACGCCCTAA
- the lonB gene encoding ATP-dependent protease LonB → MSNEKDADETTDADERRTPREEPASSGEPAPEDRPEQPDGAVEEPRASDDSVTDAPRDPGQRGADERLDEDEDLLDGSDLGSDVEVEGDIEIDEENEDSLLGGLQIDSSDDIEVPDRLVDQVIGQDHARDIVLKAAKQRRHVMMIGSPGTGKSMLAKAMSQLLPKEELQDVLVYHNPDDGNEPKVRTVPAGKGDQIVDAHKEEARKRDQMRSFLMWIIIAVVFGYAILIAQQLLLGIIAAGIIYLAFKYMSRGSDAMVPNLIVGNADQQVAPFEDATGAHAGALLGDVRHDPFQSGGMETPSHDRVEPGAIHKANKGVLFVDEINTLDIRSQQKLMTAIQEGEFSITGQSERSSGAMVQTEPVPTDFVMVAAGNMDAMENMHPALRSRIKGYGYEVYMDDTIEDSPEMRRKYARFVAQEVTNDGRLPPFTDEAIEEVILEARRRAGRKGHLSLEFRDLGGLVRVAGDIARAENREYTQREDVLQAKARSRSIEQQLADEYIERRKDYELTVNEGDVVGRVNGLAVMGEDSGIVLPVMAEVTPSQGPGEVIATGQLKEMAQEAVQNVSAIIKKFSDEDISQKDVHIQFVQAGEGGVDGDSASITVAAAVISALEGVPVRQDMAMTGSLSVRGDVLPVGGVTHKIEAAAKSGLDTVIIPKANEQDVMIEDEYKDEIEIVPVSHISEVLDVALAGEPEKDSLIDRLKSITGSALEQREVGQAGSPSPQ, encoded by the coding sequence ATGAGCAACGAAAAGGATGCGGACGAAACGACCGACGCCGACGAGCGTCGGACACCACGCGAGGAGCCGGCGTCGTCCGGGGAGCCGGCCCCCGAAGACCGTCCCGAACAGCCTGACGGGGCTGTCGAGGAGCCGCGTGCGTCCGACGACTCGGTGACCGACGCCCCCCGTGACCCGGGACAGCGCGGGGCGGACGAACGCCTCGATGAGGACGAGGACCTCCTCGACGGCTCCGACCTCGGCAGCGATGTCGAAGTCGAGGGCGACATCGAGATCGACGAGGAAAACGAAGACTCCCTCCTCGGCGGGCTGCAGATAGACTCCAGCGACGATATCGAGGTGCCTGACCGTCTCGTCGATCAAGTCATCGGACAGGACCACGCCAGAGATATCGTCCTCAAGGCGGCCAAGCAGCGCCGCCACGTGATGATGATCGGCTCGCCCGGGACGGGTAAGTCGATGCTCGCCAAGGCGATGAGCCAGCTGCTCCCCAAAGAGGAGCTGCAAGACGTACTCGTCTACCACAACCCTGACGACGGCAACGAGCCGAAGGTCCGGACGGTTCCGGCCGGCAAGGGCGACCAAATCGTCGATGCCCACAAGGAAGAGGCTCGCAAGCGCGACCAGATGCGGTCGTTCCTGATGTGGATCATCATCGCCGTCGTCTTCGGCTACGCTATCCTCATCGCCCAGCAACTCCTGCTCGGAATCATCGCCGCGGGTATCATCTACCTCGCGTTCAAATACATGAGCCGCGGTTCCGACGCGATGGTGCCGAACCTCATTGTCGGCAACGCTGACCAGCAGGTCGCGCCGTTCGAGGACGCCACCGGCGCCCACGCCGGCGCACTGCTCGGCGACGTCCGCCACGACCCCTTCCAGTCCGGCGGCATGGAGACACCGAGCCACGACCGTGTTGAGCCCGGCGCTATCCACAAGGCCAACAAGGGTGTGCTCTTTGTCGACGAGATCAACACCCTCGACATCCGGTCCCAGCAGAAGCTGATGACCGCCATCCAGGAGGGCGAGTTCTCGATTACCGGCCAAAGCGAGCGCTCCTCGGGGGCGATGGTCCAGACAGAGCCGGTGCCGACCGACTTCGTCATGGTCGCCGCCGGGAACATGGACGCGATGGAGAACATGCACCCGGCGCTGCGCTCCCGCATCAAAGGGTACGGCTACGAGGTGTACATGGACGACACCATCGAGGATTCCCCCGAGATGCGCCGCAAGTACGCCCGTTTCGTGGCCCAGGAGGTCACAAACGATGGCCGCCTGCCCCCGTTCACCGACGAGGCTATCGAAGAGGTCATCCTTGAGGCACGGCGTCGCGCCGGTCGAAAAGGCCACCTGTCTCTGGAGTTCCGGGACCTCGGTGGTCTCGTCCGCGTCGCAGGCGACATCGCCCGTGCGGAGAACCGCGAATACACACAGCGGGAGGATGTCCTGCAGGCGAAGGCGCGCTCCCGGTCCATCGAACAGCAGCTCGCCGACGAATACATCGAGCGCCGCAAGGACTACGAACTGACAGTCAACGAGGGCGATGTCGTCGGTCGCGTCAACGGCCTCGCGGTCATGGGCGAAGACTCCGGTATCGTACTGCCGGTCATGGCCGAGGTGACGCCGTCGCAGGGTCCCGGTGAAGTCATCGCGACCGGCCAGCTCAAGGAGATGGCCCAAGAAGCCGTTCAGAACGTCTCGGCTATCATCAAGAAGTTCTCCGATGAGGACATCTCCCAGAAGGACGTCCACATCCAGTTCGTCCAAGCCGGCGAAGGCGGCGTTGACGGCGACTCGGCGTCGATTACGGTTGCCGCTGCGGTCATCTCGGCGCTGGAAGGCGTCCCGGTCAGACAGGATATGGCGATGACCGGCTCGCTTTCGGTCCGTGGTGACGTGCTGCCGGTCGGCGGTGTCACGCACAAAATCGAAGCCGCCGCCAAATCCGGACTCGACACCGTCATCATCCCGAAGGCCAACGAGCAGGACGTGATGATTGAAGACGAGTACAAGGACGAAATCGAAATCGTCCCCGTCTCCCACATCTCCGAGGTGCTCGACGTGGCGCTGGCCGGCGAACCCGAGAAAGATTCGCTCATCGACCGCCTGAAGTCGATTACCGGCTCCGCTCTCGAACAGCGCGAGGTCGGACAGGCGGGCAGCCCGAGCCCCCAGTAA
- a CDS encoding SAM hydrolase/SAM-dependent halogenase family protein: MITLSSDFGTPYPAAMKGVILKQCDARLVDVAHDFPRQDVRSTAFWLTQTLPEFPPAVHLIVVDPGVGTGRDALVVRAGDHVLVGPDNGVLFPPARALAGGDDDYSADIDAYQLDMGDPRSSTFHGRDVFAPGAAAVHETGIDRLPELDCLSPASSVVDLTLPSPEFDGDAVTAAVLAVDDFGNVITNVPGTVLGDSDRVVVDGEERPVVDSYDHAATGTAVVTVGSHGNVELAVNRGRGDDAFGVSAGETVRLDGIDAA; the protein is encoded by the coding sequence ATGATTACGCTCTCGTCTGATTTCGGGACCCCCTACCCCGCGGCGATGAAAGGTGTCATCCTCAAGCAGTGTGACGCCCGTCTGGTCGACGTTGCCCACGACTTTCCGCGACAGGATGTCCGGTCGACAGCCTTCTGGCTGACCCAGACGCTTCCGGAGTTTCCGCCAGCGGTCCATCTCATCGTTGTCGACCCTGGCGTCGGCACCGGCCGCGACGCGCTTGTGGTCCGAGCCGGCGACCACGTGCTCGTCGGACCGGACAACGGCGTGCTTTTCCCCCCAGCACGGGCGCTCGCCGGCGGCGACGACGATTACAGCGCCGACATCGATGCCTACCAACTCGACATGGGCGACCCCCGCAGTTCGACGTTCCACGGCCGCGATGTCTTCGCGCCGGGGGCGGCCGCAGTCCACGAGACGGGCATCGACCGGCTTCCCGAACTCGACTGCCTTTCGCCTGCCTCGTCGGTCGTCGACCTCACGCTCCCATCACCCGAGTTCGACGGCGACGCTGTGACCGCTGCAGTGCTCGCTGTCGACGACTTCGGCAACGTCATCACGAACGTTCCGGGCACAGTTCTCGGTGACAGCGACCGCGTCGTCGTCGACGGTGAGGAGCGGCCGGTCGTCGACTCGTACGACCATGCAGCGACCGGGACGGCGGTCGTAACCGTCGGCAGCCACGGCAACGTCGAGCTAGCGGTCAATCGCGGCCGCGGTGACGACGCCTTCGGCGTCAGTGCCGGCGAAACAGTCCGGCTGGACGGCATTGACGCGGCGTGA